In Chryseobacterium sp., the genomic window AAAAGAGAAAACCTTTTATAAAATATATTTTAAATATTATAAAGGTGCTGGAGAATAATAGAGGGTAATTTCCATTGAATACTACAAATGTACAAATAAAAAATAAATAAGGCTTGTAAATCGATTTACAAGCCTTAGTATCTTTAGCAAACTGCAATTTTATCAACCCTGTTTTGGTGTCTTCCTCCTTCGAAATCTGTTGAAAGAAATTTATCTACAATTTCGATGGCCAGTTCCTTTGATATAAACCTTGCCGGCATGGAAATCATATTCGCATCATTATGCTGTCTTGCCAGTGCTGCAATCTCCGGCATCCAGCAAAGTGCGCATCTGATCTTCTGATGTTTGTTCGCAGTGATCTGCACTCCGTTTCCACTTCCGCAGATCAAAATTCCCAGCTCATTTTCCCCGCTTTCCACAGACGTAGCAGCCGGGTGTACAAAGTCCGGATAATCCACACTGTTTGTGGAAAACGTGCCAAAATCCTGAACTTCAAACTGTTCTGAGAGATAGTTCTTAACAATCTCCTTATATTCATAGCCTGCATGGTCCGCTGCGATAGCAATTTTTCTTTTCATAATACTCGTATTAAGCTTTTTTAGATTCTATTTCCTTACAAAGGTATGAATAATAACAATTTGTGTTAGTAAACCGGGAGTTAATTGTGAAAAGCTATGTGAATAAGTGTGGAAAACTTTTTCCAACTTTCTATTTTTAAACCTGAATTTATTTCGTAATAGAAAATCTCCCTGAAAGTTTTTCACACAATTTTCAAAATGTTTTCTTCAGCTTATACTGAGTTTTTCCATAATAAAATAACTAATAATCGTCTATTGGCAAAGTTATCAACATTTGTGAATAAGTATGTGAATACGCATGTTTACAGGATTTTACAATGTGAGTTAAATATGAATTTAACAGAAACTATTTGTGGTAAACTTTTAGCCTAAAACTTATCCCCGAAACTAACAACACTCAACAACAAAGACATTATTCTTTTTTTTAAAAGAGAAAAAATTGTTGATTAGTGAATGAA contains:
- the rpiB gene encoding ribose 5-phosphate isomerase B translates to MKRKIAIAADHAGYEYKEIVKNYLSEQFEVQDFGTFSTNSVDYPDFVHPAATSVESGENELGILICGSGNGVQITANKHQKIRCALCWMPEIAALARQHNDANMISMPARFISKELAIEIVDKFLSTDFEGGRHQNRVDKIAVC